One stretch of Actinacidiphila sp. DG2A-62 DNA includes these proteins:
- a CDS encoding flavin reductase family protein encodes MSRSTSAAASEPPSLPPPTYSLSRARALRPAAVPVATGGRHPLSPAELRRVFGAFPTGVTAIAALVDGEPAGLAANSFTSVSLQPPLLSVCIAHTSTTWPLLADRARLGVTVLGAGQERACAQLASRSGDRFAGLDWYATDDGAVLLDGAAAWFDTSVEQQVRAGDHDIVVLRVHALGADRAVAPLVFHGSRFRRLEEAEAIPPQDLPAPPLARPARRTGTEETP; translated from the coding sequence GTGTCCCGATCCACCTCCGCCGCCGCTTCCGAACCTCCCTCGCTGCCGCCGCCGACGTACTCCCTGTCCCGCGCCCGGGCGCTGCGCCCCGCGGCCGTCCCGGTCGCCACCGGCGGCCGGCACCCGCTGTCGCCGGCCGAACTGCGCCGCGTCTTCGGCGCGTTCCCGACCGGAGTGACCGCGATCGCCGCCCTGGTGGACGGCGAGCCGGCGGGACTCGCCGCGAACTCCTTCACCTCCGTCTCGCTCCAGCCGCCGCTGCTGTCGGTCTGCATCGCCCACACCTCGACCACCTGGCCGCTGCTCGCCGACCGCGCCCGGCTCGGCGTCACCGTGCTCGGCGCCGGCCAGGAACGCGCCTGCGCGCAGCTCGCCTCCCGCTCCGGCGACCGCTTCGCCGGTCTCGACTGGTACGCCACGGACGACGGCGCGGTGCTCCTGGACGGCGCCGCCGCCTGGTTCGACACCAGCGTCGAGCAGCAGGTGCGGGCCGGCGACCACGACATCGTGGTGCTGCGCGTGCACGCGCTCGGCGCCGACCGCGCGGTGGCCCCGCTGGTCTTCCACGGCAGCCGCTTCCGCCGGCTGGAGGAGGCCGAGGCGATACCGCCGCAGGACCTTCCCGCACCGCCCCTCGCGCGCCCCGCGCGCCGTACCGGAACCGAGGAGACGCCATGA
- a CDS encoding methionine ABC transporter ATP-binding protein, protein MSAQSKPAPSPPPAAPPQAHVRFEHVGKTFPGRGRRAAPHVALDDVNLEIRRGEVFGVIGHSGAGKSTLVRLINGLETPTTGRVHVGPHELTALGERGRREVRRDIGMVFQQFNLFRSRTVAGNVAYPLKVAGVRQPERDRRVARLLDFVGLLDRAHDHPERLSGGQKQRVGIARALATEPSLLLADEATSALDPETTAEVLALLRQVNRDLGVTVVIITHELDVIRSAADRVAVLDSGRVAETGSAYDVFARSRTEAAARFVRTTLRDRPSPETLARLRARHPGRLITVRVRDEGGFQTRLARTFLDHRVAADIVFGGISELQERPVGSLTFALTGPEGAVDAALAALRGDGVDLVEEES, encoded by the coding sequence ATGTCCGCCCAGAGCAAGCCCGCGCCGAGCCCGCCCCCGGCAGCGCCGCCGCAGGCGCACGTGCGCTTCGAGCACGTCGGCAAGACCTTCCCCGGCCGGGGCCGCCGGGCCGCACCGCACGTGGCGCTCGACGACGTCAATCTGGAGATACGCCGCGGCGAGGTGTTCGGCGTGATCGGCCACTCGGGCGCCGGCAAGAGCACCCTGGTGCGGCTGATCAACGGTCTGGAGACGCCCACCACCGGCCGGGTGCACGTCGGACCGCACGAGCTGACCGCGCTCGGCGAGCGCGGCCGACGCGAGGTGCGGCGCGACATCGGCATGGTCTTCCAGCAGTTCAACCTGTTCCGGTCGCGCACGGTCGCCGGCAACGTCGCCTACCCGCTGAAGGTCGCCGGGGTGCGGCAGCCCGAACGGGACCGCCGGGTGGCCCGGCTGCTGGACTTCGTCGGGCTGCTCGACCGCGCCCACGACCATCCCGAGCGGCTGTCCGGCGGCCAGAAGCAGCGGGTCGGGATCGCCCGCGCGCTGGCCACCGAGCCGTCGCTGCTGCTCGCCGACGAGGCGACCAGCGCGCTCGACCCGGAGACCACGGCCGAGGTGCTGGCGCTGCTGCGCCAGGTCAACCGCGACCTCGGGGTGACCGTCGTGATCATCACCCACGAGCTGGACGTGATCCGCTCGGCCGCCGACCGGGTCGCGGTGCTGGACTCCGGCCGGGTGGCCGAGACCGGCAGCGCCTACGACGTCTTCGCCCGGTCGCGCACCGAGGCCGCGGCCCGCTTCGTCCGCACCACGCTGCGCGACCGGCCGTCGCCGGAGACGCTCGCCCGGCTGCGCGCCCGCCATCCCGGGCGGCTGATCACCGTCCGGGTGCGCGACGAGGGCGGCTTCCAGACCCGGCTGGCCCGCACCTTCCTGGACCACCGGGTGGCCGCGGACATCGTGTTCGGCGGCATCAGCGAGCTGCAGGAACGGCCGGTGGGCAGCCTGACCTTCGCCCTCACCGGCCCGGAGGGCGCGGTGGACGCCGCGCTCGCGGCGCTGCGCGGCGACGGCGTCGACCTGGTCGAGGAGGAGTCCTGA
- a CDS encoding AfsR/SARP family transcriptional regulator: MQGLDSTPEPVAFRFSVLGPLSLEAGGTPVPLGPLKQRLVLALLLCRANSIVSTERLTETVWGDHPPRSARKNLQVYVAALRKILNAVSAGDRFEHALGGYSLRLAPGELDLLRFQQSVRAGRTAVAAGSTAAAARHLRRALELWQGPALADLRASEILAAEAEHYDARYLHAYEDWAEAELALGNAAGVAENIGVLTERFPHRERLRAVQMRALYRLGRQSEGFAAYESLRQSLASDLGLQPSPLLQNLFRSMLAGEEAAPPPSAAPATAAGGTAVRSVLPHLPHDFVGREQQSAQLTRMLEREGAPVVVITGPVGVGKTTFAVHSARKLADRWPGGVLFVRMRGEDGRPRTWPDVLAELDRLTGCTDGAVTDPHVGAARWQAWFADRRALLVLDDAVDEASVRPLVPGGGKCAVLVTSRSRLAGLEAARQLDVPALAPDQARTLLARIIGEERADADPASVERIVAATGCVPLAVRVSGLKLSALRYLPLREFAARLADPATRLGELTAGDVAVRSAVEAAWRDLADEHRTVLRRLGSLPAPVFTLRDAAGVLGCGDDAACRLLESLIDAGALQSPDREVTSHAALYEIPLLAYAFLRETALAERGAAAV; this comes from the coding sequence GTGCAGGGTCTCGACTCAACCCCGGAACCGGTCGCCTTCCGGTTCTCCGTTCTCGGCCCCCTCTCCCTTGAGGCGGGCGGAACGCCGGTCCCCCTGGGACCGCTCAAGCAGCGGCTGGTCCTGGCGCTCCTGCTGTGCCGGGCCAACAGCATCGTGTCGACCGAGCGGTTGACCGAGACCGTGTGGGGCGACCACCCACCGCGGTCCGCGCGCAAGAACCTCCAGGTGTACGTGGCCGCGCTGCGCAAGATCCTGAACGCGGTGAGCGCCGGCGACCGCTTCGAGCACGCGCTCGGCGGCTACTCGCTGCGGCTGGCCCCCGGTGAACTGGACCTGCTGCGCTTCCAGCAGTCGGTGCGGGCCGGCCGCACCGCCGTCGCCGCCGGCTCCACCGCCGCGGCGGCCCGGCACCTGCGCCGAGCGCTGGAGCTGTGGCAGGGCCCGGCCCTCGCCGACCTGCGCGCCTCGGAGATCCTCGCCGCGGAGGCGGAGCACTACGACGCCCGGTACCTGCACGCCTACGAGGACTGGGCGGAGGCCGAACTGGCCCTGGGCAACGCCGCCGGCGTGGCCGAGAACATCGGCGTCCTCACCGAGCGCTTCCCGCACCGCGAACGGCTGCGCGCCGTCCAGATGCGGGCCCTGTACCGGTTGGGCCGGCAGAGCGAGGGGTTCGCCGCGTACGAGAGCCTGCGCCAGTCCCTCGCCTCCGACCTGGGCCTGCAGCCGAGCCCGTTGCTGCAGAACCTCTTCCGCTCCATGCTCGCAGGCGAAGAGGCCGCGCCGCCGCCCTCCGCCGCGCCCGCGACCGCCGCGGGCGGGACAGCCGTCCGCAGCGTCCTGCCGCACCTGCCGCACGACTTCGTCGGCCGCGAGCAGCAGAGCGCCCAGCTGACCCGGATGCTGGAACGCGAGGGCGCACCCGTGGTGGTGATCACCGGCCCGGTCGGCGTCGGCAAGACCACCTTCGCCGTCCACAGCGCCCGCAAGCTGGCGGACCGGTGGCCGGGCGGCGTGCTCTTCGTGCGGATGCGCGGCGAGGACGGCAGGCCGCGCACCTGGCCCGACGTGCTCGCCGAACTCGACCGGCTCACCGGCTGTACCGACGGGGCCGTCACCGACCCCCACGTCGGGGCGGCCCGCTGGCAGGCGTGGTTCGCCGACCGGCGCGCCCTCCTGGTCCTCGACGACGCCGTCGACGAGGCGAGCGTCCGCCCGCTGGTGCCGGGCGGCGGCAAGTGCGCGGTCCTGGTCACGTCCCGCTCCCGGCTGGCCGGCCTCGAAGCCGCCCGTCAGCTCGACGTGCCCGCGCTCGCACCCGACCAGGCCCGTACCCTGCTGGCCCGGATCATCGGCGAGGAACGCGCCGACGCGGACCCCGCCTCGGTCGAGCGGATCGTGGCCGCCACCGGCTGCGTGCCGCTCGCGGTGCGGGTCAGCGGCCTGAAGCTGTCCGCGCTGCGGTACCTGCCGCTGCGCGAGTTCGCCGCCCGGCTGGCCGATCCGGCCACCCGCCTCGGCGAACTCACCGCGGGCGACGTCGCCGTCCGCAGCGCCGTCGAGGCCGCCTGGCGCGACCTGGCCGACGAGCACCGCACGGTGCTGCGGCGGCTGGGCTCCCTGCCCGCGCCGGTCTTCACCCTCCGCGACGCCGCCGGCGTCCTCGGCTGCGGCGACGACGCGGCCTGCCGCCTCCTGGAGTCCCTCATCGACGCCGGCGCCCTCCAGTCGCCCGACCGCGAGGTCACCTCCCACGCCGCGCTCTACGAGATCCCCCTGCTCGCCTACGCCTTCCTGCGCGAGACCGCCCTCGCGGAACGCGGCGCCGCGGCCGTCTGA
- a CDS encoding putative leader peptide yields the protein MRSRRPESLSRAESVSRAESVSRADGAFVLGAARRHVDLLRVSSALCPGGRCSGVLSAAHAPATAATR from the coding sequence ATGCGGTCCCGACGCCCCGAGAGCCTGTCCCGCGCCGAGAGCGTGTCCCGCGCGGAGAGCGTGTCCCGCGCCGACGGCGCCTTCGTGCTGGGCGCCGCGCGCCGCCACGTCGACCTGCTGCGGGTGAGCAGCGCGCTGTGTCCCGGCGGCCGGTGTTCCGGCGTCCTGTCCGCCGCGCACGCCCCGGCGACCGCGGCGACCCGCTGA
- a CDS encoding MetQ/NlpA family ABC transporter substrate-binding protein produces the protein MSESSPSPESREPSPGEPRDPREPQLPRRGSGRRRLPWIVSGAVVVVAAVVVALVLSLGGGSDGSTTVRIGVVDASQPYWKTYAKLAKDRLDVTVRFVNFNDYSQPNPALKEKQLDLNEFQHIQYLANYNVTAHDDLQPIGATAVYPLPLYSLKYASPDALPDGAKVAIPNDAINEARGLLVLQAAGRLTLKDGGSAFSTTADIVTHTVDVTTLDASQTAAALQNGSVAAAIVNNNYATSAKLPTSKAIFQDDPAGASAAPYVNIFTARKADVHDPTYLKLAALYHDPAVEKGVQQANGGTAVFRSTGAQQLQAELATVEQQARAAKK, from the coding sequence ATGTCCGAGTCGTCCCCGTCGCCCGAGAGCCGCGAGCCGTCCCCAGGGGAGCCGCGGGACCCGCGGGAGCCGCAGCTGCCGCGGCGCGGCTCCGGCCGGCGCAGGCTGCCGTGGATCGTGTCGGGCGCGGTGGTGGTCGTCGCCGCGGTCGTGGTCGCGCTCGTCCTGTCGCTCGGCGGCGGCTCCGACGGGTCGACGACGGTGCGGATAGGCGTCGTCGACGCCTCCCAGCCGTACTGGAAGACCTACGCGAAGCTGGCGAAGGACCGACTGGACGTCACCGTGAGGTTCGTGAACTTCAACGACTACAGCCAGCCCAACCCGGCGCTGAAGGAGAAGCAGCTGGATCTCAACGAGTTCCAGCACATCCAGTACCTGGCGAACTACAACGTCACCGCGCACGACGACCTCCAGCCGATCGGCGCCACCGCGGTCTACCCGCTGCCGCTGTACTCGCTGAAGTACGCCTCCCCGGACGCGCTGCCCGACGGCGCGAAGGTCGCCATCCCCAACGACGCCATCAACGAGGCCCGCGGCCTGCTGGTGCTCCAGGCGGCAGGCCGGCTCACCCTGAAGGACGGCGGCTCCGCGTTCTCCACCACCGCCGACATCGTGACGCACACGGTCGACGTCACCACGCTCGACGCCTCGCAGACCGCGGCGGCGCTGCAGAACGGCTCGGTGGCCGCCGCGATCGTCAACAACAACTACGCCACCAGCGCCAAGCTCCCCACCTCGAAGGCGATCTTCCAGGACGACCCGGCGGGCGCCAGCGCCGCGCCCTACGTGAACATCTTCACCGCCCGCAAGGCCGACGTGCACGACCCGACCTACCTCAAGCTCGCCGCCCTCTACCACGACCCCGCCGTGGAGAAGGGCGTCCAGCAGGCCAACGGCGGCACGGCCGTCTTCCGCAGCACCGGCGCGCAGCAGCTTCAGGCCGAGCTGGCCACCGTCGAGCAGCAGGCGCGGGCGGCGAAGAAGTAG
- a CDS encoding methionine ABC transporter permease: MHEFVTNLPVYREAIRQTFFIVGVSLAAGGVLGLALGLVLYATRPGNLLGNRAVFVAVNILVNVVRPVPFVIFITAIQPLMLHTIGTTIGTDAVTFALSLSAAFAISRIVEQNLLTVDPGVVEAARATGARPVGILVTVLIAEALGPLVLGYTFIFVAVVDMSAQAGLFGGGGLGDFAITYGSQRYNWPVVYITVATIVVIVQAGQFLGNWLARLALRR, translated from the coding sequence ATGCACGAGTTCGTCACCAACCTGCCGGTCTACCGCGAGGCGATCCGGCAGACCTTCTTCATCGTCGGCGTCTCGCTCGCGGCCGGCGGCGTGCTGGGACTGGCTCTCGGGCTGGTGCTCTACGCCACCCGGCCGGGCAACCTGCTCGGCAACCGCGCGGTGTTCGTCGCCGTCAACATCCTGGTCAACGTGGTCCGGCCGGTCCCGTTCGTCATCTTCATCACCGCCATCCAGCCGCTGATGCTGCACACCATCGGCACCACGATCGGCACCGACGCGGTCACCTTCGCGCTGTCGCTGTCGGCGGCGTTCGCGATCAGCCGGATCGTCGAGCAGAACCTGCTCACCGTCGACCCCGGGGTGGTGGAGGCCGCCCGCGCGACCGGGGCGCGGCCGGTCGGCATCCTGGTCACGGTGCTGATTGCGGAGGCGCTCGGCCCGCTGGTCCTCGGCTACACCTTCATCTTCGTCGCGGTGGTCGACATGTCCGCGCAGGCCGGCCTGTTCGGCGGCGGGGGCCTCGGCGACTTCGCGATCACCTACGGCTCGCAGCGCTACAACTGGCCGGTCGTCTACATCACCGTCGCCACGATCGTCGTCATCGTGCAGGCCGGGCAGTTCCTCGGCAACTGGCTGGCCCGGCTGGCGCTGCGCCGATGA
- a CDS encoding MFS transporter encodes MLQDAAAQGVFAALRVRGYRVYWTTGLVSNTGTAMQGVALDWLVLTVSRSGTAVGWTAGLQFAPVLLFGLWGGVLADRRDRRTVLLVAQSLYALQALVLAVAVLSGHAPLWLLYALAFCLGCVFTVENPARLSFVTELVGGRLIPNAAGLNILSLNVARLVGPALAGVLIGAVGTGWVFALNAASFAVVLLGLLSIRPAPRPRPAARTPWAGAGRDGLRYVAERPHLLGVFAVFGITATFAVNFPTTMTLFAGRVFDVGAGGLGLMSTALSVGTIAGTLVATRRVAPRVRTVVVGAVLFAASELLTALAPAYPVYLALLVPVGFTLMILNTAVSAFVQTQVGDAVRGRVMAVYTVISMGGTPIGSPVIGWISQHAGVRWGIVAGAAAATAAAVAVGAWLLRDGGVRPAARSTVRARRLGARAVAGAGPEADAGPRAGQARRADRGVRRRGDGQARGSGTGSETGSTGSTGSTGSTGSTGSTGSTGSTGRSLRGRRAGARERRRRP; translated from the coding sequence GTGCTCCAGGACGCCGCCGCGCAGGGGGTGTTCGCCGCGTTGCGGGTACGCGGCTACCGGGTCTACTGGACCACCGGCCTGGTCTCCAACACCGGCACGGCGATGCAGGGCGTGGCCCTGGACTGGCTGGTGCTGACCGTCAGCCGCAGCGGAACGGCGGTCGGCTGGACGGCCGGGCTGCAGTTCGCGCCGGTCCTGCTGTTCGGCCTGTGGGGCGGCGTGCTCGCCGACCGCCGCGACCGCCGCACGGTGCTGCTGGTCGCGCAGTCGCTGTACGCGCTCCAGGCGCTGGTGCTCGCGGTCGCCGTGCTGAGCGGGCACGCGCCGCTGTGGCTGCTGTACGCGCTGGCGTTCTGCCTGGGCTGCGTGTTCACCGTGGAGAACCCGGCGCGGCTGTCGTTCGTGACCGAACTGGTCGGCGGCAGGCTGATCCCCAACGCGGCGGGGCTGAACATCCTGTCCCTGAACGTGGCCCGGCTGGTCGGACCGGCGCTCGCCGGTGTGCTGATCGGCGCGGTCGGCACCGGCTGGGTGTTCGCGCTGAACGCCGCGTCCTTCGCGGTGGTGCTGCTCGGCCTGCTGTCGATCCGGCCGGCGCCCCGGCCGCGGCCCGCGGCGCGCACGCCCTGGGCGGGGGCGGGCCGGGACGGTCTGCGCTACGTCGCCGAGCGCCCCCACCTGCTGGGCGTCTTCGCGGTGTTCGGGATCACCGCGACCTTCGCGGTGAACTTCCCGACCACGATGACGCTGTTCGCCGGGCGGGTCTTCGACGTCGGCGCGGGCGGGCTCGGGCTGATGTCGACGGCGCTGTCCGTGGGCACCATCGCGGGCACGCTGGTGGCCACCCGGCGGGTCGCGCCGCGGGTGCGGACCGTGGTCGTCGGGGCGGTGCTGTTCGCGGCGAGCGAGCTGCTGACCGCGCTCGCGCCCGCGTACCCGGTGTATCTGGCGCTGCTGGTGCCGGTCGGCTTCACCCTGATGATCCTCAACACGGCGGTCAGCGCCTTCGTGCAGACGCAGGTCGGGGACGCGGTCCGGGGCCGGGTGATGGCGGTGTACACGGTGATCTCGATGGGCGGCACGCCCATCGGCAGCCCGGTGATCGGCTGGATCAGCCAGCACGCGGGGGTGCGCTGGGGCATCGTGGCCGGCGCGGCGGCGGCGACGGCGGCCGCGGTGGCGGTCGGCGCGTGGCTGCTGCGGGACGGCGGGGTACGGCCTGCGGCCCGGTCGACGGTGCGGGCGCGGCGGCTCGGTGCGCGGGCGGTCGCCGGGGCGGGCCCGGAGGCGGACGCGGGACCGCGTGCCGGCCAGGCCAGGCGGGCGGACCGCGGGGTCCGTCGCCGAGGCGACGGGCAGGCGCGCGGGAGCGGGACCGGAAGCGAGACCGGAAGTACCGGAAGCACCGGAAGCACCGGAAGCACCGGAAGCACCGGAAGCACCGGAAGCACCGGAAGCACCGGCCGGAGTCTCCGCGGCCGACGCGCCGGTGCGCGGGAGCGTCGGCGGCGGCCATGA
- a CDS encoding DUF1684 domain-containing protein — protein sequence MTAPASTSASTSASAPAHTPAAADPAGTPDVPGDLAAFAAEWETWHARHEAVRAGRHGFLAITSLHWLDAEPARFDDAPGAWSTAPGDGVAVALADGEELVFDGRVLTGRHVFGPIEERGSLFPAAGDAVIEVARRGGHFILRPRHPRNPLLAAYTGTPAYAPDPRWARPGRYVPFDTPRPTTVGAAVEGLQHVYDAPGYVEFEVDGATHRLTAFNGKTPGSLMLLLTDATSGVTTYAANRTVFVAPPDPDGRVLVDFNRAVNLPCAYTDLATCPLPPAENRLPIAVEAGEKTPLAPVGPARSVPAREGDR from the coding sequence ATGACCGCGCCCGCATCCACGTCGGCCTCCACGTCCGCATCCGCGCCCGCCCACACGCCCGCAGCCGCTGACCCCGCCGGGACCCCCGACGTGCCGGGCGACCTCGCCGCCTTCGCCGCCGAGTGGGAGACCTGGCACGCGCGGCACGAGGCGGTGCGGGCCGGCCGGCACGGCTTCCTCGCCATCACCTCCCTGCACTGGCTGGACGCCGAGCCCGCCCGCTTCGACGACGCGCCCGGCGCGTGGTCGACCGCGCCGGGGGACGGCGTCGCGGTGGCCCTGGCCGACGGCGAGGAACTCGTCTTCGACGGGCGGGTGCTGACCGGCCGCCACGTGTTCGGCCCGATCGAGGAGCGCGGCAGCCTGTTCCCCGCGGCCGGCGACGCGGTGATCGAGGTCGCCCGGCGCGGCGGCCACTTCATCCTGCGCCCGCGCCACCCGCGGAACCCGCTGCTCGCCGCCTACACCGGCACCCCCGCCTACGCGCCCGACCCGCGCTGGGCCAGGCCCGGCCGCTACGTGCCGTTCGACACGCCGAGGCCCACCACGGTCGGCGCGGCCGTCGAGGGCCTCCAGCACGTCTACGACGCGCCCGGCTACGTCGAGTTCGAGGTGGACGGCGCGACCCACCGGCTCACCGCGTTCAACGGCAAGACGCCCGGCAGCCTGATGCTGCTGCTCACCGACGCCACCTCCGGCGTGACCACGTACGCCGCCAACCGCACGGTCTTCGTCGCCCCGCCCGACCCGGACGGCCGGGTGCTCGTCGACTTCAACCGGGCCGTCAACCTGCCGTGCGCCTACACCGACCTGGCCACCTGCCCGCTGCCGCCGGCCGAGAACCGGCTGCCGATCGCCGTCGAGGCCGGGGAGAAGACGCCGCTCGCGCCGGTCGGCCCGGCGCGGTCCGTGCCCGCGCGGGAGGGCGACAGGTGA